One Cedecea neteri DNA segment encodes these proteins:
- a CDS encoding co-chaperone YbbN: MSAENIINITEANLHQTLEQSMAKPVLFYFWSARSQHCEQLTPVLDKLAAQYNGQFILAKVDCDAEQMVASQFGLRSIPTVYLFQNGQPVDGFQGPQPEEAIRALLDKVLPREEELKAQQAVELMQEGKHAEALPLLKDAWQLSGQNSEIGLLLAEVQIALNRSEDAEAVLKTVPLQDQDTRYQALVSQIELLKQAADTPEIQQLQQQVQNEPDNAQLASQLALQLHQVGRNEEALELLYTHLKKDLGAADGQARKMMMEILAALGTGDALASKYRRQIYALMY, from the coding sequence ATGTCCGCAGAAAACATTATCAACATTACCGAAGCGAACCTGCACCAGACGCTGGAACAGTCCATGGCTAAGCCGGTGCTGTTTTATTTCTGGTCTGCCCGCAGCCAACATTGCGAGCAGCTCACACCGGTGCTGGACAAGCTCGCGGCCCAATACAACGGCCAGTTTATTCTCGCTAAAGTTGACTGCGACGCCGAGCAAATGGTGGCTTCGCAGTTTGGCCTGCGCTCCATTCCTACCGTCTATCTGTTCCAGAATGGTCAGCCGGTGGACGGTTTCCAGGGGCCGCAGCCGGAAGAAGCGATTCGCGCCCTGCTCGACAAAGTGCTGCCGCGTGAAGAAGAGCTGAAAGCCCAGCAGGCCGTAGAACTGATGCAGGAAGGCAAGCACGCCGAAGCCCTGCCGCTGCTGAAAGATGCGTGGCAGCTGTCCGGCCAGAACAGCGAAATTGGCCTGCTGCTGGCGGAAGTGCAGATTGCCCTGAACCGCAGCGAAGACGCCGAAGCGGTGTTGAAAACCGTGCCTCTGCAGGACCAGGACACCCGCTATCAGGCGCTGGTTTCCCAGATTGAACTACTGAAACAAGCCGCCGACACGCCGGAAATTCAACAGTTGCAGCAGCAGGTGCAAAACGAGCCGGACAATGCCCAGCTTGCCAGCCAGCTCGCGCTGCAGCTGCATCAGGTTGGCCGGAACGAAGAAGCACTGGAGCTGCTTTATACCCACCTGAAAAAAGACCTGGGTGCCGCCGACGGCCAGGCACGCAAAATGATGATGGAGATTCTGGCCGCACTGGGCACCGGCGACGCGCTGGCGTCTAAATACCGCCGTCAGATTTATGCGTTGATGTATTAA
- a CDS encoding SDR family oxidoreductase, with translation MQKSVLITGCSSGIGLASAQELQKLGYNILAACRKPADVERMNQLGFTGIELDLDDAESVQRAAAEVIAITGNRLYGLFNNGGYGVYGPLNAISREQLEQQFSTNFFGTHQLTMLLLPAMQPHQEGRIVMTSSVMGLISTPGRGAYAASKYALEAWSDALRMELRHSGIKVSLIEPGPIRTRFTDNVNQTQSDKPVENPGIAARFTLGPEAVVAKVRHAFESPRPKLRYPVTVVTHVITVLRRLLPACAMDKILRS, from the coding sequence ATGCAAAAATCCGTTTTAATTACAGGTTGCTCAAGCGGGATTGGCTTAGCCAGCGCGCAGGAGTTACAGAAGCTTGGCTATAACATTCTCGCCGCCTGCCGCAAACCGGCCGATGTAGAGCGCATGAATCAGCTTGGCTTTACCGGCATTGAACTCGATCTTGACGATGCGGAAAGCGTCCAACGCGCCGCCGCCGAAGTGATTGCCATCACCGGCAACCGCCTGTACGGGCTGTTTAATAACGGAGGTTACGGCGTGTATGGCCCGTTGAACGCCATTTCCCGCGAACAGCTTGAACAGCAATTCTCCACCAACTTCTTCGGCACGCACCAGCTCACCATGCTGCTGCTGCCGGCCATGCAGCCTCATCAGGAAGGCCGCATCGTGATGACAAGTTCGGTGATGGGGCTGATTTCCACGCCGGGGCGCGGGGCTTATGCCGCCAGTAAATACGCGCTGGAAGCCTGGTCCGACGCGCTGCGCATGGAGCTTCGCCACAGCGGGATTAAAGTCAGCCTGATTGAGCCGGGGCCAATCCGCACCCGTTTTACCGATAACGTCAATCAAACCCAAAGCGACAAGCCGGTAGAGAATCCAGGGATTGCCGCACGGTTTACCCTCGGCCCGGAGGCGGTGGTAGCGAAAGTACGCCATGCTTTTGAAAGCCCAAGGCCGAAGCTACGCTACCCGGTGACCGTGGTGACTCACGTGATTACCGTGCTGCGCCGCCTGCTGCCAGCGTGCGCAATGGACAAAATTTTACGGAGCTGA
- the cfa gene encoding cyclopropane fatty acyl phospholipid synthase produces the protein MGTIIAEQHQANNNRWQKIVEELISPMAIDIDGNGPADIRVNNPDFFKRILQEGSLGLGESYMDGWWDCDRLDILFTHILRHGLDSKMPKHFSDLLRIAGARVFNLQSRKRAWIVGKEHYDIGNDLFAAMLDPYMQYSCGYWKDAGNLEEAQRNKLHMICEKLQLKAGMKLLDIGCGWGGLAQYAAQEYGVSVVGVTISAEQQKMAQDRCRGLDVEILLQDYRDLNSKFDRIVSVGMFEHVGPKNYNTYFEVAARNLKPDGLFLLHTIGSNETDLNVDPWINKYIFPNGCLPSVRHIASASEKHFIMEDWHNIGADYDRTLMAWDDNFLRCWPNISRNYDERFKRMFSYYLNACAGAFRARNIQLWQVLLSPNGVDGGIRVYR, from the coding sequence ATGGGAACAATAATAGCTGAGCAGCATCAGGCGAATAACAACCGCTGGCAGAAAATCGTGGAAGAATTAATTTCACCCATGGCGATTGATATTGACGGCAACGGCCCGGCAGATATTCGGGTGAACAATCCAGACTTCTTCAAGCGAATATTACAGGAAGGTTCTCTCGGCCTGGGAGAAAGCTATATGGACGGCTGGTGGGACTGCGACCGGTTGGACATTTTATTTACCCATATTTTGCGCCACGGCCTGGACAGCAAAATGCCAAAACACTTTTCCGACCTGCTGCGTATTGCCGGGGCCAGAGTTTTTAATTTGCAGTCTCGCAAACGCGCCTGGATAGTTGGCAAAGAGCATTACGATATCGGTAACGATCTGTTTGCGGCGATGCTCGATCCGTATATGCAATATTCCTGCGGCTACTGGAAAGACGCGGGCAATCTGGAAGAAGCTCAGCGTAACAAGCTGCATATGATCTGCGAAAAACTGCAGCTCAAAGCGGGCATGAAGCTGCTGGATATCGGCTGCGGCTGGGGCGGACTGGCGCAGTATGCGGCGCAGGAATATGGGGTTTCCGTTGTCGGCGTGACTATTTCGGCCGAACAGCAAAAAATGGCTCAGGATCGCTGCCGGGGCCTGGACGTGGAGATCCTGCTGCAGGATTATCGCGACCTCAACAGCAAATTTGATCGCATTGTTTCCGTGGGTATGTTCGAGCACGTCGGGCCAAAAAACTACAATACCTATTTTGAAGTTGCTGCCCGCAATTTAAAACCTGATGGCCTGTTTTTGCTGCATACCATTGGTTCGAATGAAACGGATTTAAACGTCGATCCGTGGATCAACAAATACATCTTCCCTAACGGCTGTTTGCCCTCGGTGCGCCACATTGCCAGCGCCAGTGAAAAACATTTCATTATGGAAGACTGGCACAATATCGGGGCGGATTACGACAGAACGCTGATGGCCTGGGACGATAATTTCCTCCGCTGCTGGCCTAATATCTCGCGTAATTATGACGAGCGGTTTAAGCGGATGTTTAGTTATTATTTGAACGCCTGCGCGGGCGCATTTCGCGCGAGGAATATTCAGCTTTGGCAGGTGCTGCTGAGCCCCAATGGAGTGGACGGCGGGATCCGCGTGTACCGATAA